The sequence GGAAATTGCTATATATAAAAAAGGCGGTGCTGAGCACCGCCTTTTTTATGGGTTTTGCTGATCGAACTTTTCTAATGTTTTCCAGACTGATTGCAAGAGCTTATCTAGTCCTTTCTTAGAAGCAGCTGAAATTGCCAGAATCGGTAGATCAAACTGTGCGGCTACCTCCTCAACATCTTCAGGTAACATCGCATCAATTTTATTTAGAGCTAGAATCTGGGGTTTGTCTGCCAATCCATGACCATAGGCAGCTAGCTCTTCTTGAATTGTGTGATACGCCGCTAGGGGATCATCTTGAGTGACATCGATTAGATGAATTAAGAGCTTAGTACGTTCAACATGTCGTAAAAAGTCATGACCTAAACCAATGCCATCGGATGCGCCTTCGATTAGCCCAGGAATATCCGCGAAGACAATACCATCGCCTGAGGGCTTAGAAACTACACCTAGATTTGGGACGAGCGTGGTGAAAGGATAATCGGCAATCTTAGGACGGGCAGCAGATACGACTGAGATCAATGTTGACTTGCCAGCATTTGGCAACCCTATGATCCCGACTTCCGCAATTAACTTTAGTTCTAAATAAAGATTAAGTTCTTCTCCTGGTAATCCTGGTAAAGCGTAGTCAGGGGCGCGATTTTGATTACTCAAGAAATATTTATTGCCTAAGCCTCCTTTGCCGCCTTTCGCTACAAACAAAGTTTGGTCAACCTCAGTAAGATCGCCCAAAACTTCGCCTGTTTCTTCATTCATCACCACCGTACCGATGGGGACTTTGATTACGCGATCGCTCCCTTTTTTACCCGTCATATTGCTGGGGCCACCACGCTCACCATTCTCAGCTTTAAAAATATTCTCGAAGCGAAAATCTAGCAGGGTTTGGAGATCGGTTGTCGCTTGCAAAATAACGGAACCACCATTACCGCCATTGCCACCCGCAGGCCCACCCGCAGGCACATATTTCTCGCGGCGAAATGCAACTAGCCCATCGCCACCATCTCCAGATTTCACATGTATCGTAACTCGATCTATAAAATGCATTGCTAACTCAATTTCTTTCTCTGTTTAACTGAGATAACGCACTTATTATTTGGGACATTATCTCTGTTATTTCTAACTCTATTATGCAGTGCCGAAGCATTGTAAATTCAGTAAACCTTAACCAATGTCTGAAATATAGCGACTATAGCGATCGCTTGCTTGATTAGGATAAACAAGAAAGGCGGCGTGAAGCGCCGCCTTTCTTGTTTGGGTTTTGCATATTATTCTTCCTTGCGGCAGCTATTTACAAGAACACAAGGATGATCTGGATCGCCGCTTTCAATTTGTAAAGTTGTATGTTGAATGCCAAAGCGATTATGCAAATCTTGGCTAACTTGCTCCAGAAATCGATCATCATAATATCCCGAAGGAATAACTAAATGAGCCGTTAAAGCAGTGTCTACTGTACTCATATTCCAAATATGTAAATCGTGAATTTGAGTCACACCTGGACATTCAGATAGATAAGTACGTACTACTCGCTCGTCAATATCGTTGGGAACGCCATCGATCGCCAAATTAAATGAATCTTTCAACAACTCCCAAGTACTAAAAATAATTAAAGCGCTAATCACAAGACTGAATGCAGGGTCAAGCCAATACCATTTGGTAAAAATAATCGCAATCCCAGATAAAACCACGCCTAAAGATACCAAGGCATCTGCTGCCATGTGCAGAAAAACAGCACGGATATTCATATCACCCTTACGACCTGATAAAAACATCAAAGCAGTTCCCGTATTAATCGCAATGCCGATCGCTGCAACGATAATAATCACTACGCCTTCAACCATACTATCTGGTTGCAATAATCGCTGAATGGCTTCCCAGATAATGCCACCCGTTACAACCAACAAAAAGATCGCATTTAGGAAAGTGGCTAAAATTGATGACTTGCGCCACCCATAGGTATAGCGGCTAGAGGGTTGACGGCGAGACAAAAAAATAGCTACCCATGAAATGATTAGCCCTAAAACATCACTCAGATTATGTCCTGCATCAGCAATCAGTGATACTGAATGCGCCAATAGACCAAAGACAAATTCAGCAATTACGAATCCTCCATTTAGCGATAATCCGACAATAAATGCACGGTTATAGTTTGTATGATGATGTCCATCATGGGAATGTCCGTGATGCTGATGAGGGGGATGTTTGTGCTGATGTGGCATTATTTATGCACTCTTAAGGCGTGCTGATATTACTTAGAGCAATCTTTAAGAGTTTATCAGAGGCAACTAGAGCGACTATATTTTTGATTTTTGCTCACTCTTTGGTAATGTTGCCGACGCGCACCCAGCCTTCTTCTTTTGTGCTTTCATTTCTAACAAACACCCATTCGCGATCGGGTGTTTCTTTAATTACAGCAACTTTTGTATTAAAGTCAGCACCACCAACGTTCCGAGCAGACTGATTGGGATCGGCACGAAATACTAGACCAATACTTGCATTGACTTTACCTTGATACTTTACATCATTAGGTTTTGGTTTAGCTTTGACCGTGGGCTGAGGAATTGGCTTCACTTTAATCTCTGCGATCGGCGATTTTGGGGCAGGCGCAGCTTTGAGATCATTAGGGAATGCAGGTTTTTGAGGAGTCTTTCTATAGGGCAAAATGACATAGTACCAGCCTGTCAACACAATTGCCCCAATTAATCCTAGGCTAAAAGCTAAACTTGTAGTCGATTTTGCGGTTTCTGAAAATCTCATTCGGTCATACCTATCACTATCAAATCACTTACAAAATAGGCTAGTGATTTTATAAACTTACATGCCACGCTTCGCATTTTAGAAAAGCCCAGTATATTGCTTGAAGTCTGCTTTGCAACCTTTTTAAACAATATATTTGGAATTTTTCAATAGCTAAATACGGTAGTAAGTAAATGCACATAATTAATTACACATCCAAACCCGTAAAGTTGCGCCCCGCAGGGGCGCAACTTTACGGGTTTAGGTAATTTATTTTGCATAAGTACTTACTATTTATAAAATCTCAATCTAACCAAAATGGATGATTGGTTGAATAGGTTACCTTAAGTTCTCCAAATTTAACAGGGGTTTTTCAATCTAAAAAATAAAGGGAGCGCTTTGCGTTCCCTTTATTTTTTAGATTATCATTTCTGAGTCGATCGCACCGTCACTACTGACCCATACAATTTTGGGAATACCACGCGATCGCGCATGTTCGCGGACGGCATCCTCACCTCGAAATTCCAGCTCTAGCTCGATCGCTTCAACATCTGGATCTTGTCGTAACAAAGCAGCATGGGCAAAGGCAGCTTGCATTGCGTCGGTAGTTTTGGCGACCACTAGGCAGCTAGACATAGCGAGAGTTTGTGGCAATCGCGATTGTAAAGCTTGCTGCAAATCTTCGAGGTTGAGACAAAAGCCAATACTGGGATAGCTGACATTTTGAGGATGGTAGACACCAAGCAAGCGATCATAACGTCCGCCTTGAGCGACGACATAATTATTACAAGCAACTTCAAACACGATGCCTGTGTAATAGTCAAAGGTTTGCATAAAGCTGAGATCGAGAATCAGGCGATCGCCTGAAGTGAGTCCCGTACTTTCCCAGA is a genomic window of Pseudanabaena sp. BC1403 containing:
- the obgE gene encoding GTPase ObgE, with the protein product MHFIDRVTIHVKSGDGGDGLVAFRREKYVPAGGPAGGNGGNGGSVILQATTDLQTLLDFRFENIFKAENGERGGPSNMTGKKGSDRVIKVPIGTVVMNEETGEVLGDLTEVDQTLFVAKGGKGGLGNKYFLSNQNRAPDYALPGLPGEELNLYLELKLIAEVGIIGLPNAGKSTLISVVSAARPKIADYPFTTLVPNLGVVSKPSGDGIVFADIPGLIEGASDGIGLGHDFLRHVERTKLLIHLIDVTQDDPLAAYHTIQEELAAYGHGLADKPQILALNKIDAMLPEDVEEVAAQFDLPILAISAASKKGLDKLLQSVWKTLEKFDQQNP
- a CDS encoding SH3 domain-containing protein encodes the protein MRFSETAKSTTSLAFSLGLIGAIVLTGWYYVILPYRKTPQKPAFPNDLKAAPAPKSPIAEIKVKPIPQPTVKAKPKPNDVKYQGKVNASIGLVFRADPNQSARNVGGADFNTKVAVIKETPDREWVFVRNESTKEEGWVRVGNITKE
- a CDS encoding cation diffusion facilitator family transporter; this encodes MPHQHKHPPHQHHGHSHDGHHHTNYNRAFIVGLSLNGGFVIAEFVFGLLAHSVSLIADAGHNLSDVLGLIISWVAIFLSRRQPSSRYTYGWRKSSILATFLNAIFLLVVTGGIIWEAIQRLLQPDSMVEGVVIIIVAAIGIAINTGTALMFLSGRKGDMNIRAVFLHMAADALVSLGVVLSGIAIIFTKWYWLDPAFSLVISALIIFSTWELLKDSFNLAIDGVPNDIDERVVRTYLSECPGVTQIHDLHIWNMSTVDTALTAHLVIPSGYYDDRFLEQVSQDLHNRFGIQHTTLQIESGDPDHPCVLVNSCRKEE